From Nicotiana tabacum cultivar K326 chromosome 15, ASM71507v2, whole genome shotgun sequence, the proteins below share one genomic window:
- the LOC107778141 gene encoding uncharacterized protein LOC107778141 produces the protein MGTLKKIGQGALQFMGQAISKIGQSFQGRDEKIDDEIIEICYDKYFRRTSADFYHAICQTVEEINRRQGSTQIKIPSTTTLVRVYKKYHKVEGRKLTKDEFRKIVGDLIRESGVTGFGAKDTLFYLFGVPVTTLFIKQRIKPQAISDEIFIPAVTSATVLVLAKFNKV, from the exons ATGGGAACCTTAAAGAAAATTGGTCAAGGAGCTCTCCAATTTATGGGCCAAGCCATCTCAAAAATTGGTCAAAGTTTTCAGG GAAGAGATGAGAAGATTGACGATGAAATTATAGAAATATGTTACGACAAATATTTTAGAAGGACGTCTGCTGATTTTTACCATGCAATTTGCCAAACGGTCGA AGAAATTAATAGAAGGCAGGGGAGTACGCAGATTAAGATTCCAAGCACTACAACTCTGGTGCGAGTATACAAA AAGTATCACAAAGTTGAAGGAAGAAAACTGACAAAGGACGAGTTTCGAAAAATTGTTGGTGATCTAATTCGTGAATCAGGAGTTACTGGATTTGGAGCCAAAGATACATTGTTTTATCTATTTGGAGTTCCTGTGACAACATTATTTATCAAGCAAAGAATAAAGCCACAAGCAATTTCTGATGAGATTTTCATTCCTGCTGTTACTTCTGCTACTGTACTTGTTCTTGCCAAATTCAATAAGGTCTAA
- the LOC107793699 gene encoding sm-like protein LSM36B, which translates to MSGTGEKGSATTKTPADFLKSIRGRPVVVKLNSGVDYRGILACLDGYMNIAMEQTEEYVNGQLKNKYGDAFIRGNNVLYISTSKRTLGEGA; encoded by the exons ATGAGTGGAACAGGAGAGAAAGGATCAGCAACCACCAAGACTCCAGCAGATTTTCTCAAGTCTATTCGTGGACGACCTGTTGTTGTTAAATTGAACTCAGGTGTTGACTATCGAG GTATCCTAGCCTGCTTAGATGGATACATGAATATAGCAATGGAACAAACAGAAGAATATGTAAATGGGCAATTGAAGAACAAATATGGTGATGCCTTCATACGGGGAAATAATG TGCTTTACATCAGCACATCCAAGAGGACGCTGGGAGAGGGAGCTTAG